From a region of the Vagococcus coleopterorum genome:
- a CDS encoding iron-containing alcohol dehydrogenase: MDFKLEQKVKVVVTDNLSECVLEILATTNYKKPMLVMDSFLNSTPIIGQLKNDLNDQNIEFVLYDRIVSDPPVELVDTGAKICLDNKCDCIIAIGGGSSIDVARGINIIRHNGGSIVDYVNPIKPIKNCAGLIAVPTTSGTGSELSNALIVTDTKTSQKLAVLANESLSEIAILNPELLMSLPKNMTIATGLDTFSHAAEGYTSNLSSPVTDAICEKVMYLVVKYLPTAVADGSNREARERMMVAAALGGWMLNNCGTHVGHSTAHILGSKYKIPHGMACSYALPGALEYVAPVLPKKIKEIGYILGATFSDDCTPEEIAKITSDAYINFRDNILGMAPFSDLGISENDLYKNAQSIAEERFAGNTPRLVDVDGALGLLKKL; encoded by the coding sequence ATGGACTTTAAATTAGAGCAAAAGGTTAAAGTAGTTGTAACAGATAACTTATCTGAATGTGTATTAGAAATTTTAGCTACGACAAATTATAAAAAACCTATGTTAGTAATGGATTCATTCTTGAACAGTACGCCCATTATTGGACAGTTGAAAAATGATTTAAATGATCAAAATATTGAATTTGTTCTTTATGACCGGATCGTATCTGATCCACCGGTTGAACTAGTGGATACTGGTGCAAAAATTTGTTTAGATAATAAATGTGATTGTATTATTGCTATTGGTGGAGGGAGTTCCATTGATGTTGCTCGCGGAATAAATATTATACGTCATAATGGAGGAAGCATAGTTGACTACGTAAATCCTATTAAGCCAATAAAGAATTGTGCAGGTTTAATAGCAGTTCCCACAACATCAGGAACCGGTAGTGAATTATCAAATGCATTAATAGTCACGGATACAAAAACATCACAAAAGCTGGCTGTATTAGCTAATGAATCATTAAGTGAAATCGCCATTTTAAATCCGGAATTACTAATGTCATTACCTAAAAACATGACAATTGCAACAGGTTTAGATACGTTTTCACATGCAGCAGAAGGATATACATCAAATCTTTCTAGTCCAGTTACAGATGCTATCTGTGAAAAAGTTATGTATTTAGTTGTTAAATATTTACCAACAGCAGTTGCTGATGGTAGTAATAGAGAAGCTCGTGAACGAATGATGGTGGCAGCAGCTTTAGGTGGTTGGATGTTAAATAACTGCGGCACACATGTTGGTCATTCGACAGCGCATATTTTGGGGTCAAAATATAAAATTCCTCATGGTATGGCATGTTCTTATGCGTTACCAGGGGCGCTTGAATATGTAGCGCCAGTTCTACCTAAAAAGATTAAAGAGATTGGTTATATTTTAGGAGCCACCTTTTCAGATGATTGCACACCAGAAGAAATTGCTAAAATCACGTCAGATGCTTATATAAATTTTAGAGATAATATTTTAGGTATGGCACCATTTAGTGATTTGGGGATCTCTGAAAATGATTTATATAAAAACGCACAAAGTATTGCAGAAGAGAGATTTGCAGGAAATACACCACGTCTCGTTGATGTGGATGGAGCTTTAGGTTTATTAAAAAAACTATAA
- a CDS encoding YczE/YyaS/YitT family protein: MKFFNSDVLSPKRIGVSLIGIFMVCVGVAFNNNTLFGNDPVGIVYDGLRTFLKLDHSQLGMVSNYMNVGLIIILFIFGRKYLNIGTILYLVPYGLFISIGSNLYPLIFNNDITIHRLLGALIGTTLYYVGISLFVASEIGMDPFNGLMLTIRDGFGWSIRKAKIIMDLVLILIGILLGGKFGVITILTALTTGPCIQILSQYFETKLYSKK; this comes from the coding sequence TTGAAATTTTTTAATAGTGATGTATTATCTCCTAAAAGAATTGGGGTATCGCTAATTGGAATATTTATGGTCTGTGTAGGTGTAGCGTTTAATAATAACACTCTTTTTGGAAATGATCCGGTTGGTATTGTTTATGATGGATTAAGAACCTTTTTAAAACTAGATCACTCGCAATTGGGAATGGTATCAAACTACATGAATGTTGGATTGATCATTATTCTATTTATTTTCGGAAGAAAATATTTAAATATTGGGACAATTTTATATCTTGTCCCTTATGGTCTGTTCATTTCTATAGGAAGCAACCTATATCCATTAATTTTTAATAATGATATTACTATTCACCGCCTTTTAGGTGCATTAATTGGAACAACATTGTATTACGTTGGGATTAGTTTATTTGTTGCTAGTGAAATTGGGATGGATCCTTTTAATGGTCTAATGCTGACGATTAGAGATGGTTTTGGTTGGAGTATTCGAAAAGCAAAAATCATTATGGATTTAGTTTTAATTTTAATTGGTATTTTATTGGGTGGTAAATTTGGAGTTATCACGATTTTAACGGCTTTAACAACCGGACCGTGTATTCAAATTTTAAGTCAATATTTCGAAACAAAACTATATAGTAAAAAATGA
- a CDS encoding phosphoribosylanthranilate isomerase translates to MIKQIYSLITYEESVKTMDAGADHIGLVPMQNGGVPAHRVEHELVDKIFDEAKRRGIKTVAIMLNKETEEMIEIAKRVKPDIVHIAGMEYTADAEFAKELKEACPGVELMQAVLVDGPEAIDRAIEYAKFSDYLLTDSGLAADTGIGASGETHDWAIDAEIVRRVDIPVIIAGGLGAENVEECIRQIKPFGVDSLSKTSIKYDGGHMEKDIEQVKLFCDRADKAAAEIGL, encoded by the coding sequence ATGATTAAACAAATTTACTCATTAATTACGTATGAAGAAAGTGTTAAAACAATGGATGCTGGAGCAGACCACATTGGTTTAGTGCCAATGCAAAATGGTGGCGTACCGGCTCACCGTGTTGAGCACGAGTTAGTAGATAAAATTTTTGATGAAGCAAAACGTCGTGGTATCAAAACAGTTGCTATCATGTTAAATAAAGAAACAGAAGAAATGATTGAAATTGCTAAGCGAGTAAAACCTGATATTGTTCATATTGCTGGCATGGAATATACAGCGGATGCTGAATTTGCCAAAGAATTAAAAGAAGCTTGCCCAGGAGTTGAATTAATGCAAGCAGTGTTAGTTGATGGTCCGGAAGCTATTGACCGTGCGATTGAATATGCAAAATTCTCAGATTATTTATTAACAGATTCTGGTTTAGCTGCGGATACAGGTATTGGTGCTAGTGGAGAAACACATGACTGGGCAATTGATGCTGAAATCGTTCGTCGCGTTGATATTCCAGTCATCATTGCTGGAGGTCTAGGTGCAGAAAATGTTGAAGAATGTATTCGCCAAATTAAACCATTTGGTGTGGATTCGTTAAGTAAAACAAGTATCAAATATGATGGTGGACATATGGAAAAAGATATTGAACAAGTTAAATTATTCTGTGATCGTGCTGATAAAGCTGCGGCTGAGATTGGCTTATAG
- a CDS encoding carbohydrate kinase family protein, which translates to MENEKYAVVLGGLNMDIAGISGKDFREHDSNIGNITLTDGGVGQNIAQNMVKLEVPTYLITVYGDDEFGDILARNCENRDIKLDYAEQLKNEASSTYLYVTDGDGDMISGVNDMKIIEHMTPKFFEKRIDFINKAEICVIDGNLRQDSIEWLAEHVTAPIFVDPVSVVKASRFVSVLNKIDTFKPNEIEAELFTGIKVVDKESGKEAARKLVELGVENVFISMGEQGIICANKDRVDLIPILKSNVVSCNGAGDCSMATITWARFYYGKALALKEVGLLTQAAASITVESIDAVSKDMSVRNVVKRAQQYM; encoded by the coding sequence ATGGAGAATGAGAAGTATGCTGTTGTGTTAGGTGGACTTAACATGGATATAGCAGGAATTTCAGGAAAAGACTTTAGGGAGCACGATTCAAATATTGGAAATATCACACTAACTGATGGTGGTGTTGGTCAAAATATTGCTCAAAATATGGTCAAATTAGAAGTTCCCACATATTTAATCACGGTGTATGGCGATGATGAGTTTGGAGATATCCTTGCTCGAAACTGTGAAAACCGTGATATTAAGTTAGACTATGCTGAACAATTGAAAAATGAAGCGAGTTCAACTTACTTGTACGTCACGGATGGGGATGGAGACATGATTTCTGGCGTGAATGATATGAAAATTATCGAACACATGACTCCGAAGTTCTTTGAGAAGCGTATTGACTTTATCAATAAAGCCGAAATTTGTGTCATTGATGGTAATTTAAGACAAGATTCAATTGAGTGGTTAGCAGAACACGTTACTGCCCCAATCTTTGTTGATCCAGTATCTGTAGTTAAAGCGTCAAGATTTGTAAGCGTTTTAAATAAAATTGATACCTTTAAACCTAACGAAATTGAAGCTGAATTATTCACGGGGATAAAAGTAGTTGATAAAGAGAGTGGTAAGGAAGCTGCCAGAAAACTTGTTGAACTTGGTGTTGAAAATGTTTTTATTTCAATGGGAGAGCAAGGTATTATCTGTGCTAACAAAGATAGAGTTGATTTAATCCCAATATTGAAAAGTAATGTTGTCAGTTGTAATGGTGCTGGCGACTGTAGTATGGCAACCATTACTTGGGCAAGATTTTATTATGGTAAAGCATTAGCTTTAAAAGAAGTTGGTTTGTTAACACAAGCTGCGGCAAGTATAACTGTTGAAAGTATTGATGCTGTATCGAAAGATATGAGTGTTAGAAATGTCGTCAAGCGTGCGCAACAATATATGTAG